In one window of Phycisphaerae bacterium DNA:
- a CDS encoding HEAT repeat domain-containing protein produces MIEARAMDANVKLLCEEFEFWASAYQRRGSEYYENGWETDFPGYRELMHLGQEAMNPWTMTSATLACLETCWAISNECTEMLDYAQEHLDECWKTLVALSQSQLSDVRWQVYMAMEHAGPRAEPYLRRGLEDLNDRCRQYALLALANCNPADARAIAERFLKDADPYMRQATIRMVLATGDSEFVAQVRQVLLQDPVEHVRNDARRRLPE; encoded by the coding sequence ATGATCGAGGCACGTGCGATGGACGCCAATGTGAAGTTGTTGTGCGAGGAATTTGAGTTCTGGGCCTCGGCATATCAGCGCCGAGGAAGTGAGTACTATGAGAACGGCTGGGAGACCGATTTCCCCGGATACCGCGAACTGATGCATCTCGGGCAGGAAGCGATGAACCCGTGGACCATGACGAGCGCGACGCTCGCGTGCCTGGAGACATGTTGGGCGATCTCCAATGAGTGCACCGAGATGCTGGACTACGCGCAAGAGCATCTTGACGAGTGTTGGAAGACTCTGGTCGCACTCTCACAATCGCAGTTGTCAGATGTGCGCTGGCAGGTGTACATGGCCATGGAACACGCTGGGCCACGTGCCGAACCGTATCTGCGGCGCGGGCTGGAGGACTTGAACGATCGCTGTCGGCAGTACGCCCTGCTTGCGCTGGCCAACTGTAATCCGGCTGACGCGCGGGCGATCGCGGAGCGTTTCTTGAAAGACGCGGATCCTTACATGCGACAAGCGACTATCCGAATGGTCCTGGCGACTGGGGATTCCGAGTTTGTGGCCCAGGTCCGGCAGGTGCTCCTGCAAGACCCCGTGGAGCACGTGCGTAATGACGCGCGGCGCCGCTTGCCGGAGTGA
- a CDS encoding DUF4136 domain-containing protein, giving the protein MNARTSCRLCATAGLLLLPLSLLGCAPMRIESAYGPGIRFDGMGETWTWAPEAKMGLRYEKVLSAEHDALVRQLIGEELGRKGYKQLTDGKPDIAVDYAVTERTRGGMRESSFAPVHSEGALVIDVLDPATGKHIWRGYAEAKLDPSLDPAVRKARLSQAVRLILKRFADAGKSPR; this is encoded by the coding sequence ATGAACGCACGAACGTCCTGCCGGTTGTGTGCTACCGCCGGTCTGTTGCTGCTGCCGCTGTCGCTGCTGGGCTGTGCTCCGATGCGGATCGAGTCCGCGTATGGCCCGGGCATTCGGTTCGATGGCATGGGCGAGACATGGACCTGGGCGCCCGAAGCCAAGATGGGGCTGCGGTACGAAAAGGTCCTATCGGCGGAGCACGATGCGCTCGTCCGGCAACTGATCGGCGAAGAGCTCGGCCGCAAGGGCTACAAGCAGCTGACCGATGGGAAGCCGGACATCGCAGTGGATTACGCCGTGACTGAAAGAACCCGCGGCGGCATGCGCGAGTCGAGCTTCGCGCCGGTGCACTCCGAGGGAGCCCTGGTCATCGACGTGCTCGACCCGGCGACGGGTAAACACATCTGGCGCGGCTACGCGGAGGCCAAGCTCGACCCATCGCTCGATCCCGCCGTACGGAAGGCGCGGTTGTCGCAGGCAGTGCGCCTGATTCTGAAGCGTTTCGCCGACGCCGGCAAGTCACCCCGGTAA
- a CDS encoding MltA domain-containing protein, which produces MLRVALIVGLVVVTVGLWGCPPPEQLPPYTPPEGKDYGKPLPPGALALRKISPKDYPDFGLAFDNRAGLEEAIRHSLSYLAKPSSHKYFPYGEITHARAVASLERFLEILPRVNSPAELNKAVRDNFEVYQSVGCDDRGTVYFTGYYTPIFEGRRQREGAFRYPLYSLPPDLVKDEEGQALGQRRPDGGMNPTYPTRRQIEEGRLLDGLEIAYLKSPFEAYVVTVQGSAKLRLGDGSMYELGYAGNNGHAYTPIALAMVNDGVIRRNEISLQTMLRYFERHPEQAYKYCWRNDRYVFFKEAPGGPFGSIGVPVTPFRSLATDKQIFPRACLAFVKSKLPMVYNEKVVQAPFSAFACDQDTGGAIRAAGRSDIFMGVGPSAEAIAGRTGSEGALYYIFVREGARP; this is translated from the coding sequence ATGTTGCGCGTTGCCCTCATTGTCGGTCTGGTTGTCGTCACCGTGGGTCTGTGGGGTTGCCCGCCGCCAGAGCAACTGCCGCCGTACACGCCCCCGGAGGGCAAGGACTACGGCAAGCCGCTGCCGCCCGGGGCGCTCGCGCTGCGCAAGATTTCCCCCAAGGATTACCCGGATTTCGGCCTGGCCTTCGACAACCGCGCCGGGCTGGAAGAGGCCATCCGCCACAGCCTCAGCTACCTCGCCAAACCGTCGAGCCACAAGTATTTCCCCTACGGCGAGATAACGCACGCACGGGCGGTGGCTTCGCTCGAACGGTTTCTCGAAATCCTGCCACGCGTGAACTCGCCGGCGGAATTGAACAAAGCCGTGCGTGACAACTTCGAGGTCTACCAGTCAGTCGGTTGCGACGACCGGGGGACGGTGTACTTCACCGGCTACTACACCCCCATCTTCGAAGGGCGCCGGCAGCGGGAGGGGGCATTCCGCTATCCGCTCTACTCATTGCCGCCGGACTTGGTGAAGGACGAGGAGGGGCAGGCGCTCGGGCAGCGCCGGCCTGATGGCGGGATGAACCCGACCTATCCGACGCGGCGCCAGATCGAGGAAGGCCGGCTGCTGGACGGCCTGGAGATTGCGTACCTGAAGTCGCCCTTCGAGGCGTACGTCGTGACGGTGCAGGGTTCAGCGAAGCTGCGGCTGGGCGACGGCTCGATGTACGAGCTCGGCTACGCCGGCAACAACGGACATGCCTACACGCCGATTGCGCTGGCGATGGTCAACGACGGCGTTATCAGACGTAACGAAATCTCGCTGCAGACGATGCTGCGTTACTTCGAGCGACACCCTGAGCAGGCATACAAGTATTGCTGGCGGAATGACCGCTACGTGTTCTTCAAGGAAGCGCCTGGCGGCCCGTTCGGGAGCATCGGTGTGCCCGTTACGCCGTTCCGCAGCCTCGCGACCGACAAGCAGATCTTTCCGCGGGCGTGCCTGGCATTCGTAAAATCGAAGCTGCCCATGGTTTACAATGAGAAGGTCGTTCAGGCACCGTTCTCCGCGTTTGCCTGCGACCAAGACACCGGCGGGGCGATTCGGGCGGCGGGGCGGTCTGACATCTTCATGGGGGTGGGGCCGTCGGCGGAGGCGATCGCCGGGCGAACCGGGTCGGAGGGCGCTTTGTACTACATCTTCGTTCGTGAGGGCGCACGACCGTAA
- a CDS encoding sigma-70 family RNA polymerase sigma factor, producing MDRFRLSSIASLCEQLKRGPNRLCLRQLLGIEFLLSLIEAHKQYPFEFVCNAITGFRPTHEGDGHGRLLDGELLITDLVLLAEDLSENARLPLNAWIEPVYTVADLAERFDVSTKTIFRWRRRGLAGWKLRGTDERMRLLFADRCVRRFVAQNADLVTRGSNFSQLTRPEREGIVARAAELVAGGGRTVNAVARQIAAESGRAVETIRLILKHYDEAHPNAGVFNRSPLQVEVDDQRLAVWEAYVDGETVEALARRFGKTVAWIYRTITQMRAREMRARRIEYVGSPEFDAPDADEAILSSALSGPLQQELAVSPRRVPAGLPPYLAQLFRIPLLTREGEFVLFRQMNYLRHKAQMALDALDPDHVRPAQLDEIEALLDEAARIKGRIVQANLRLVVSIAKRHLAPGQDLFELISDGNVSLMRAVDKFDYARGFKFSTYASWAVMKNFARSIPEQRRHGERYQTGWDTYLDAIGTAPREDSDNEEVLALRGTVERMLATLDARERSILRQRYGLDDAGEPQTLEQIGRRFGVSKERIRQLEARAMTKLRGGFEADVQRLLGA from the coding sequence ATGGATCGCTTCCGCCTCTCTTCTATTGCATCGCTCTGTGAGCAGCTCAAGCGCGGCCCGAATCGTCTCTGCCTGCGCCAACTGCTCGGGATCGAATTCCTGCTCTCGCTGATTGAGGCGCACAAGCAGTACCCCTTCGAATTCGTCTGCAACGCCATCACCGGCTTTCGGCCGACCCACGAAGGCGATGGTCACGGCCGCTTGCTGGATGGCGAACTCTTGATCACCGACCTGGTCCTGCTGGCGGAAGACCTGAGCGAGAACGCCCGGCTTCCGCTGAATGCCTGGATCGAGCCGGTATACACAGTGGCGGACTTGGCGGAGCGGTTCGACGTCAGCACGAAGACGATCTTCCGCTGGCGTCGTCGGGGACTGGCGGGCTGGAAACTGCGGGGGACGGACGAACGCATGCGACTCCTATTTGCCGATCGATGCGTGCGGCGATTCGTGGCGCAGAACGCGGACCTGGTGACGCGCGGGAGCAACTTCTCCCAGCTCACCCGGCCGGAGCGCGAAGGGATCGTCGCTCGGGCGGCGGAACTCGTGGCTGGCGGCGGCCGGACGGTCAACGCCGTAGCGCGGCAGATCGCCGCGGAGTCCGGTCGGGCGGTCGAGACCATCCGCCTGATTCTGAAACATTACGACGAAGCCCACCCCAACGCGGGCGTGTTCAACCGCTCGCCGCTGCAGGTGGAGGTGGACGATCAACGTCTGGCGGTCTGGGAAGCGTACGTCGATGGCGAGACCGTCGAAGCGCTGGCACGGCGTTTCGGCAAGACGGTCGCGTGGATCTACCGCACGATCACCCAGATGCGCGCCCGGGAAATGCGGGCCCGGAGAATCGAATACGTAGGGAGCCCGGAATTCGATGCGCCGGATGCCGACGAAGCGATTCTCAGTTCGGCGCTTTCCGGCCCGCTTCAACAGGAGCTCGCGGTGTCGCCGCGGCGTGTGCCCGCCGGGTTGCCCCCGTATCTGGCGCAGCTCTTCCGCATCCCGCTGCTGACGCGCGAGGGTGAGTTCGTGCTGTTCCGCCAGATGAACTACCTGCGGCACAAGGCGCAGATGGCGCTCGATGCGCTGGATCCTGACCATGTGCGGCCGGCGCAGCTCGACGAAATCGAAGCGCTGCTCGACGAGGCCGCCCGGATCAAGGGGCGCATCGTCCAAGCCAACCTGCGGCTGGTGGTCAGCATCGCCAAGCGCCACTTGGCGCCCGGCCAGGACCTCTTCGAGCTGATCAGCGACGGCAACGTCTCACTGATGCGCGCGGTGGACAAGTTCGACTACGCGCGCGGCTTCAAGTTCAGCACGTACGCGTCGTGGGCGGTCATGAAGAACTTCGCCCGCTCGATCCCGGAGCAGCGCCGGCACGGCGAGCGCTACCAGACCGGCTGGGACACGTACCTGGATGCGATCGGCACGGCGCCGCGCGAGGACAGCGACAACGAGGAAGTGCTCGCGCTGCGTGGGACCGTCGAGCGCATGCTGGCCACGCTCGACGCGCGCGAACGTAGCATCCTGCGGCAGCGCTATGGCCTGGACGACGCCGGTGAACCACAGACGCTGGAGCAGATCGGCCGGCGGTTCGGGGTTTCGAAGGAACGGATTCGCCAGCTCGAGGCGCGGGCCATGACGAAGTTGCGCGGCGGTTTCGAGGCGGATGTGCAGCGGCTGCTGGGCGCCTGA
- a CDS encoding O-acetyl-ADP-ribose deacetylase codes for MSTTDVWSRIELQQGDITRLAVDAIVNAANRALAGGGGVDGAIHRAAGAAQLQAACRQLGGCDTGDAKITPGFNLPARYIIHTVGPVYGGGRRGEPELLASCYRRSLEVACENGLRTVAFPAISTGIYGYPFEAATEIALRTTAEFLARHPNIERVVFVFFGSADHATATALRARIRST; via the coding sequence ATGTCCACCACCGACGTCTGGTCACGCATCGAACTGCAGCAGGGTGACATCACCAGGCTGGCCGTCGACGCCATCGTCAACGCGGCCAACCGCGCCCTGGCCGGCGGCGGCGGCGTCGACGGCGCCATCCACCGCGCGGCCGGCGCGGCCCAGCTTCAGGCCGCCTGCCGCCAGCTTGGTGGCTGTGACACCGGCGATGCCAAGATCACGCCCGGGTTCAACCTCCCCGCGCGCTACATCATCCACACCGTCGGTCCCGTCTACGGCGGCGGCCGGCGCGGCGAGCCAGAGTTGCTGGCCTCCTGCTATCGCCGCTCGCTCGAAGTGGCGTGCGAAAACGGCCTGCGGACCGTCGCGTTCCCAGCCATCAGCACCGGCATCTACGGCTACCCGTTCGAGGCGGCGACGGAGATCGCCCTGCGCACGACCGCCGAGTTCCTGGCGCGCCACCCGAATATCGAGCGCGTGGTATTTGTGTTCTTCGGCTCGGCCGACCACGCGACCGCCACGGCACTGCGCGCCCGCATCCGGTCAACATGA
- the polA gene encoding DNA polymerase I, which produces MPKTLYIIDGHAQIYRAYFAPFRTLNAPSGEPTRATHVFCQMLLNMLRDRRPDYLVMVLDADERKLLRRQIYPNYKAHRDPPPEDLAPQEDRIISVLAAAGVPMLRREGFEADDIIATLVKRLASQELDIFVVSRDKDLDQLLRDGVSLYDPMKDEVITADGLFELKGWRPEQAVEAQILTGDSVDNVPGVPGIGPKTAAKLLQQYATAAGVVAHADELTPKQRENVLAFAPHMDLTRELVTLRTDVPIDFDLAAAECARFDWRRVRPILAELGLRRLLEQLPDDALDGEPAPSPDASVPAAARTPAVAGAPLSAAALREPAGGDYRLIETPEKLAEFAAKLARQPEFALDTETTSVSPIDAELVGLSFAWQVGVGYYIPVQCVYGRTLPLDLVRAKLAPILADATKRKVGQNLKYDLNVLRNAGLPVAGPLFDTMIAAFVIDPARNAYNLDSLARGLFGYTKIPTTDLIGKGKQQLRMDQVPVEQIAEYAAEDADYTWRLRLLFEPQIAPLGMERLFYETEMPLVSVLTDMEHHGIRIDTDLLRELSRTLAARAATIVNEVHRLAGTPFNLDSPKQLAEVLFDKLGYRVVRKTKTTRSTDAETLEILHQETNQPIFALLLEYREIQKLRGTYVDALPAELSRRTGRVHTSYHQTGTVTGRLSSSEPNLQNIPVRTEAGRQIRRAFVPRSADELLVVADYSQIELRVLAHFCEDEALMGAFVADQDIHAFVAAEINGVPLAEVTKEMRGRAKAVNFGIIYGQTAFGLAQATGMSRTEAQAFIDAYFTRYPRIREFIDRCIADAKRDGYVQTILGRRRPIENLTSSNASVRAQAERFAVNTVIQGSAADLIKIAMIELHRRIACESLPLRMLLQVHDELVCEAPRAAAPAMTAVMRAVMGGAMKLRVPLKVDVATGENWLEAK; this is translated from the coding sequence ATGCCGAAGACGCTCTACATCATCGATGGCCACGCGCAGATCTACCGCGCGTATTTCGCACCGTTCCGCACGCTGAACGCGCCGAGCGGCGAGCCGACGCGCGCGACGCACGTCTTCTGCCAGATGCTGCTGAATATGCTGCGCGACCGCCGGCCGGATTATCTCGTGATGGTGCTCGACGCGGACGAGCGCAAGCTGCTGCGGCGGCAGATCTACCCGAACTACAAGGCCCACCGCGACCCGCCGCCCGAGGACCTCGCCCCGCAGGAAGACCGCATCATCAGCGTGCTGGCGGCCGCCGGCGTGCCCATGTTGCGGCGCGAGGGATTCGAGGCGGACGACATCATTGCCACGCTCGTCAAGCGACTCGCCAGCCAGGAACTCGACATCTTCGTGGTGTCGCGCGACAAGGATCTCGATCAACTCCTGCGTGACGGCGTGTCGCTGTATGACCCGATGAAGGACGAGGTCATCACCGCGGACGGGCTTTTCGAGCTGAAAGGCTGGCGGCCGGAGCAGGCCGTCGAGGCCCAGATTCTCACCGGTGACAGCGTGGACAACGTCCCCGGCGTGCCCGGCATCGGGCCCAAGACCGCGGCCAAGTTGCTACAGCAATACGCGACGGCGGCGGGCGTCGTCGCGCATGCGGATGAATTGACGCCCAAGCAGCGGGAGAACGTGCTGGCGTTCGCGCCGCACATGGACCTGACGCGCGAGCTCGTGACCCTTCGTACGGATGTGCCCATCGATTTTGACCTCGCCGCCGCGGAGTGCGCCCGTTTTGACTGGCGGCGTGTCCGACCGATTCTTGCCGAGCTGGGTCTGCGGCGCCTGCTGGAGCAACTGCCCGATGATGCGCTGGACGGCGAGCCGGCGCCGTCCCCGGATGCGTCCGTGCCGGCCGCGGCGCGGACGCCGGCCGTGGCTGGCGCGCCCCTCTCCGCCGCCGCGCTGCGCGAACCCGCGGGTGGCGACTACCGCCTGATTGAAACGCCGGAGAAGCTGGCGGAGTTCGCGGCCAAGCTGGCGCGGCAACCGGAATTCGCCCTGGACACCGAGACGACCAGCGTGAGCCCGATCGATGCCGAACTGGTGGGCCTGTCGTTCGCGTGGCAGGTGGGCGTCGGCTACTACATTCCTGTGCAGTGCGTCTATGGGCGGACACTGCCGCTCGACCTGGTGCGGGCGAAACTGGCGCCGATCCTCGCGGATGCGACGAAACGCAAGGTAGGCCAGAACCTGAAATACGATCTCAACGTCCTGCGCAACGCGGGGCTGCCCGTCGCCGGTCCGCTGTTCGATACGATGATTGCGGCATTCGTGATCGACCCTGCCCGCAACGCGTACAACCTCGACAGCCTCGCGCGCGGTTTGTTCGGCTACACGAAGATTCCGACGACCGACCTGATCGGCAAGGGCAAGCAGCAACTCCGCATGGACCAGGTCCCGGTCGAGCAGATCGCCGAATACGCGGCCGAGGACGCGGACTATACCTGGCGCCTGCGGCTGCTGTTCGAGCCGCAGATCGCCCCGTTGGGCATGGAGCGCCTGTTCTACGAGACGGAGATGCCGCTCGTCAGCGTGCTGACCGACATGGAGCACCATGGCATCCGCATCGATACCGACCTGCTGCGCGAACTCAGCCGCACGCTGGCGGCCCGTGCCGCCACCATTGTGAACGAGGTGCATCGCCTCGCCGGCACGCCGTTTAATCTCGATTCGCCGAAGCAGCTCGCCGAAGTCCTGTTCGACAAGCTCGGCTACCGCGTGGTGCGGAAGACCAAGACGACGCGTTCGACGGACGCCGAGACGCTCGAGATCCTGCACCAGGAGACGAACCAGCCGATCTTCGCGCTGCTGCTGGAGTACCGCGAGATCCAGAAGCTGCGCGGGACGTACGTGGACGCGCTGCCGGCGGAGCTGAGTCGGCGGACCGGCCGCGTCCACACGAGCTACCACCAGACCGGCACCGTGACCGGCCGGCTGTCGAGCAGTGAGCCGAACCTGCAGAACATCCCCGTCCGGACGGAGGCCGGCCGGCAGATTCGGCGGGCGTTCGTGCCGCGGAGCGCGGACGAGCTGCTGGTCGTGGCCGATTATTCACAGATCGAGCTGCGGGTGCTCGCGCATTTCTGCGAGGACGAAGCGCTCATGGGAGCGTTCGTGGCCGATCAGGACATTCACGCGTTCGTGGCGGCGGAGATTAACGGGGTGCCGCTGGCGGAGGTGACGAAGGAGATGCGCGGCCGGGCGAAGGCCGTGAACTTCGGTATCATCTACGGGCAGACGGCGTTCGGGCTTGCACAGGCGACGGGGATGAGCCGCACCGAAGCGCAGGCCTTCATCGACGCGTACTTCACGCGCTACCCACGTATTCGCGAGTTCATCGACCGCTGCATCGCCGACGCGAAGCGCGATGGGTACGTGCAGACGATCCTGGGCCGGCGGCGACCGATCGAGAATCTCACGTCGAGCAACGCGAGCGTCCGCGCCCAGGCCGAGCGCTTCGCGGTGAACACAGTCATTCAGGGCTCGGCCGCCGACCTGATCAAGATCGCGATGATCGAGCTGCACCGGCGGATCGCGTGCGAGTCGTTGCCGCTGCGCATGCTGCTGCAGGTGCACGATGAGCTGGTCTGCGAAGCCCCGCGCGCGGCCGCCCCGGCGATGACGGCGGTCATGCGCGCGGTGATGGGTGGGGCGATGAAGCTGCGCGTGCCGCTGAAGGTCGACGTGGCGACGGGGGAAAACTGGCTGGAGGCGAAGTGA
- a CDS encoding RidA family protein: MSKPSERLQALGLTLPPVTKPVGAYVPALRYGHTITLSGQIPMRAGQLAYAGKVGGPDGRTLEDAQAAARVCTLNALAAAAEVAGGLDQITRVLKVAVYVASNAGFTDQHKVANGASDFLVEVFGDAGRHARAAVGVAELPLNSTVEVDITFAIGE, translated from the coding sequence ATGAGCAAACCGAGTGAACGCCTGCAAGCCCTGGGGCTGACCCTGCCCCCCGTCACCAAGCCGGTCGGCGCCTATGTGCCCGCCCTGCGTTACGGCCACACCATCACGCTGAGCGGCCAGATTCCCATGCGCGCCGGCCAGCTCGCCTACGCCGGAAAGGTCGGCGGCCCCGACGGACGCACGCTCGAGGACGCCCAGGCGGCGGCCCGCGTGTGCACGCTGAACGCGCTCGCCGCGGCGGCGGAAGTGGCCGGCGGGCTGGACCAGATCACGCGCGTGCTGAAGGTGGCGGTGTACGTCGCGTCGAATGCCGGCTTCACGGACCAGCACAAGGTCGCCAACGGCGCGAGCGATTTCCTGGTCGAGGTTTTCGGTGACGCCGGCCGGCACGCCCGCGCCGCGGTCGGCGTCGCGGAACTGCCGCTCAACTCGACGGTCGAGGTGGACATCACCTTCGCCATCGGCGAGTGA